One stretch of Macrotis lagotis isolate mMagLag1 chromosome 7, bilby.v1.9.chrom.fasta, whole genome shotgun sequence DNA includes these proteins:
- the HTR5A gene encoding LOW QUALITY PROTEIN: 5-hydroxytryptamine receptor 5A (The sequence of the model RefSeq protein was modified relative to this genomic sequence to represent the inferred CDS: deleted 2 bases in 1 codon) codes for MDWPLNFTSSFLSLPSPFPTNGSSSPDNLSPREPPLSIFGVLVLTLLGLLVVATFTWNLLVLATILRVRTFHRVPHNLVASMAISDVLVAALVMPLSLVHELSGRRWKLGRRLCQLWVSCDVLCCTASIWNVTAIALDRYWSLSGHLEYTLRIRKRISNVMITLTWLLSAVISLAPLLFGWGETYSADNEECQVSQEPSYTVFSTVGAFYLPLCVVLFVYWKIYKAAKFRIGSKRSNSVIPVPEALEVVNVRAKIPISPFRYIKEFRNPLGKRREEDDDAVFYRNIMKKRVLQTIEHYLNAKEALHQPQMAFTARHAMVTFQTDGDTWREKKEKNAALMVGILIGVFVLCWIPFFITELISPFSSCNIPPIWKSIFLWLGYSNSFFNPLIYTAFNKNYNSAFKTFFSRQH; via the exons ATGGACTGGCCTTTGAACTTCACCAGCTCCTTTCTcagtctcccctcccccttcccgaCCAATGGGAGCAGTAGCCCTGACAATCTTAGCCCCAGGGAGCCCCCACTCTCCATCTTTGGCGTGCTAGTCCTCACCCTGCTGGGTTTACTGGTGGTGGCGACCTTCACGTGGAACTTGTTGGTCCTGGCTACCATCCTCCGCGTGCGCACCTTCCATCGGGTACCCCACAACCTGGTAGCCTCCATGGCCATCTCCGACGTCCTGGTGGCAGCCCTGGTCATGCCCCTGAGTTTGGTGCACGAGCTGTCCGGGCGCCGCTGGAAGCTGGGGAGGCGGCTGTGTCAGCTGTGGGTCTCCTGCGACGTGCTGTGCTGCACCGCCAGCATCTGGAACGTGACAGCCATCGCCCTGGACCGATACTGGTCTCTCAGTGGTCACCTGGAGTACACCCTCCGGATCCGCAAACGCATCTCCAATGTCATGATCACCTTGACCTGGCTGCTCTCCGCAGTCATCTCGCTGGCCCCTCTGCTCTTTGGCTGGGGGGAGACCTACTCGGCGGACAATGAAGAGTGTCAGGTGAGCCAAGAACCGTCCTATACCGTCTTCTCCACTGTGGGCGCCTTCTACCTTCCCCTCTGCGTGGTGCTCTTTGTTTATTGGAAGATCTACAAAGCTGCCAAGTTCCGCATAGGCTCCAAGAGGAGTAACAGCGTCATACCCGTGCCCGAAGCCCTGGAGGTTG TGAATGTCAGAGCCAAGATTCCAATT AGTCCTTTCCGTTATATCAAAGAGTTCAGGAATCCTTTGGgcaagagaagggaggaagatgaTGATGCAGTGTTTTACAGGAATATAATGAAGAAAAGAGTTCTACAAACCATAGAACACTATCTGAAT GCAAAAGAGGCCCTCCACCAACCTCAGATGGCATTCACTGCTCGGCATGCCATGGTGACCTTCCAGACTGATGGGGACACgtggagggaaaagaaagagaagaacgCAGCTCTCATGGTGGGCATCCTTATTGGAGTGTTTGTGCTTTGTTGGATCCCATTCTTCATCACTGAGCTCATCAGTCCTTTCAGTTCCTGCAACATCCCTCCCATTTGGAAGAGCATTTTCTTGTGGCTCGGCTAttccaattccttttttaatCCTCTAATCTACACAGCTTTCAATAAGAACTATAATAGTGCTTTTAAGACCTTTTTTTCCAGGCAGCACTGA